Proteins encoded by one window of uncultured Draconibacterium sp.:
- a CDS encoding DUF5916 domain-containing protein: MNTKFFLKLVSLILCTCSSIIVFGQDIVQIAKNDGTVNFDGVPDEAFWQKARQFELIMHIPNFEAAPSEDTKTYISYDDNFLWVGAFLNYQNPDNIVSTSKKRDEKSKNPDSFGILLDTYDDNENALAFFTMPAGQRIDYAVSNDAQRMPGPPGTATAQNYSWNTFWDVKTARTATGWAVEMRIPFSSLRFQEVNGRVQMGLLINRGVSHNNELDTYPATDPKYGRLAANKPSLAQTIELSGVKSKKPVYVAPYLTTGVEKNNELNEEETAFDSSKDNKLTGGVDIKYSLTSNLTMDLTFNTDFAQVEADDEQVNLTRYALFFPEKRMFFQERSSIFDFKLSGPSKLFYSRRIGLDEDGYPTPILGGARLTGRMGKWDMGFMDMQTQKKNENPSENFGVLRFRRQVINTNSYVGAIMTSRVGADINDSYSYGLDGIFRIFGDDYVEVGVAQTSDPEGTEFSADIENTFYRASWQRRSEVGFAYDLSYAYTGENFDPQVGFLSKYGTKGPRIKLQYGWLPGPESKLFKFSVDGTFYESYRVTDGGLETGMYGPGFNLSTKKGWMVNMDLNYRIEGVDEEFELDDDVVVPADKYETYTSRLTLMSPVSKPLSTTIMMSGGQFYDGNNITATLQPIYNLSASLQLSAYYNYSHVVFSDRNQEMNAHVGRLKFLYMYNTKLSFSSFVQYNSVNDVSVANFRLRYNPKEGNDLYIVYNEIRPTKDYVDNGLEEPKFLNRILQVKYVHTFQL, from the coding sequence ATGAATACCAAATTCTTTTTAAAGTTAGTGTCGCTAATCTTATGCACGTGTAGTTCCATCATTGTGTTCGGGCAGGACATTGTGCAAATAGCCAAAAATGATGGAACGGTAAATTTCGACGGAGTGCCCGACGAAGCCTTCTGGCAAAAGGCAAGGCAGTTTGAACTGATAATGCATATTCCCAATTTTGAAGCTGCACCAAGCGAGGATACAAAAACGTACATCAGTTACGATGATAATTTCCTGTGGGTAGGTGCATTTCTAAATTATCAGAATCCTGATAACATTGTTTCTACCAGTAAAAAGCGGGATGAAAAATCAAAAAATCCCGACTCTTTCGGAATTTTATTGGATACCTACGACGATAACGAAAATGCGCTAGCTTTTTTCACTATGCCGGCAGGGCAACGTATTGATTATGCGGTATCAAATGACGCTCAGCGGATGCCAGGTCCTCCCGGAACGGCAACTGCGCAAAACTACAGCTGGAATACGTTCTGGGATGTAAAAACAGCACGTACTGCAACCGGTTGGGCTGTGGAGATGCGTATCCCTTTTTCAAGTTTGCGTTTTCAGGAAGTTAACGGGCGCGTACAAATGGGATTGCTGATTAACCGCGGAGTAAGTCACAACAACGAATTGGATACTTATCCTGCTACTGATCCAAAATATGGAAGATTGGCAGCCAATAAACCGTCGCTGGCACAAACCATAGAATTGTCAGGGGTTAAGAGTAAAAAACCTGTTTATGTTGCTCCGTATTTAACTACAGGTGTGGAGAAAAACAATGAGTTAAATGAGGAGGAAACTGCATTTGATTCATCAAAAGACAACAAACTTACCGGTGGGGTAGATATAAAATACAGTCTAACCAGTAACCTTACGATGGACCTAACTTTTAACACCGATTTTGCCCAGGTTGAAGCAGATGATGAGCAAGTAAATCTGACACGTTATGCTTTGTTCTTTCCCGAAAAAAGGATGTTCTTTCAGGAAAGGTCAAGTATTTTCGATTTTAAATTAAGTGGGCCAAGTAAGTTATTTTACAGCCGAAGAATTGGATTGGACGAAGATGGTTATCCAACGCCAATCTTAGGCGGTGCAAGATTAACCGGACGTATGGGCAAATGGGATATGGGTTTTATGGATATGCAAACTCAAAAAAAGAATGAAAATCCTTCAGAAAACTTTGGTGTTTTGCGTTTTCGACGTCAGGTAATCAATACAAACTCGTATGTCGGAGCTATTATGACCTCGAGAGTTGGTGCCGATATCAACGATTCGTATTCGTACGGACTTGATGGTATTTTCCGGATTTTTGGCGACGATTATGTTGAGGTGGGAGTTGCACAAACTAGCGATCCGGAAGGCACCGAATTTTCGGCTGACATAGAAAATACATTTTATCGTGCATCGTGGCAACGCAGAAGTGAAGTTGGTTTTGCATACGATTTATCTTATGCGTATACAGGCGAAAATTTTGATCCTCAGGTTGGTTTCTTATCAAAATATGGCACCAAAGGGCCAAGAATAAAATTGCAGTATGGCTGGCTTCCCGGTCCGGAATCGAAACTTTTTAAATTCAGTGTTGACGGAACTTTTTACGAATCGTACCGTGTTACCGATGGTGGTTTGGAAACTGGTATGTATGGGCCGGGCTTCAATTTAAGCACAAAAAAAGGGTGGATGGTAAATATGGATTTGAATTACCGTATTGAAGGTGTTGATGAAGAATTTGAACTGGATGACGATGTTGTTGTTCCGGCCGACAAATATGAAACGTATACCAGCCGTCTTACGTTAATGTCGCCGGTTTCCAAACCGCTGTCAACAACCATCATGATGTCGGGCGGACAATTTTACGATGGGAATAATATTACTGCAACACTCCAGCCAATTTATAATCTTTCAGCAAGTTTGCAGCTGTCGGCTTATTACAATTACAGCCATGTGGTTTTCTCCGATCGTAACCAGGAAATGAATGCCCACGTTGGTCGCTTGAAGTTTTTATACATGTACAACACCAAGTTGTCGTTTAGCTCATTTGTTCAGTATAACAGTGTTAACGATGTAAGCGTTGCCAACTTCCGCCTGCGTTATAATCCGAAAGAAGGAAATGACCTGTACATTGTTTACAATGAAATCAGGCCAACAAAAGATTATGTAGATAATGGTTTGGAAGAGCCCAAATTCTTAAACCGTATTTTACAGGTAAAATATGTGCATACTTTCCAGTTGTAG
- a CDS encoding glycoside hydrolase family 88 protein, whose amino-acid sequence MRTFSIFFLFVALMGCNSKNTKQNSTQAEKPLWSVKFAETVLHESDSLIYYQREKPKYEYDYAFLGDAIYKLKDIDPKYGAYLKDYIDFFLHDDGKIDGQKTSDYNIDRVRPGNSMITLYQDYGDEKYRLGIETLVDQMKGQPRTNSGGFWHKKAYPYQMWLDGLYMASPFLTRYAKAFDQPQWFDEVTFQLQEVYKHTLDEKTGLVYHAWDESREQRWCNKETGQSKHFWSRATGWYMMALVDVLENLPEDHKDRETLTTILNSLSEAILKVQDAETGLWYQVMDMGGEEGNYVEASGSAMIIYTFAKGAKNGWLPQSYLDTANTAFDSLVENLVSEDENGYVTLTNTCGACGLGGNPYREGDYNYYISEKKIDNDSKGVAPVILAAIELNK is encoded by the coding sequence ATGAGGACATTTTCAATTTTCTTCCTGTTTGTTGCCCTGATGGGATGCAATTCAAAAAATACCAAACAAAATTCAACTCAAGCCGAAAAGCCGTTGTGGTCCGTAAAATTTGCTGAAACCGTTTTACACGAATCCGACAGCCTTATCTATTACCAACGCGAAAAACCCAAATACGAGTACGATTACGCTTTTTTGGGCGATGCAATTTATAAGTTGAAAGACATTGATCCAAAATACGGCGCTTACCTAAAAGATTATATCGATTTTTTCCTGCATGATGATGGCAAAATTGACGGGCAAAAAACTTCGGATTACAACATCGACCGCGTGCGCCCCGGAAACAGTATGATTACCTTGTACCAGGACTACGGCGACGAAAAATACCGCCTGGGTATTGAAACTTTGGTGGATCAAATGAAAGGTCAGCCGCGCACCAATTCGGGCGGTTTCTGGCATAAAAAAGCATATCCTTATCAAATGTGGCTCGATGGTTTGTACATGGCGTCACCGTTTTTAACCCGCTATGCAAAGGCGTTCGATCAGCCACAATGGTTCGATGAAGTTACTTTTCAGTTGCAGGAGGTGTACAAACACACGCTCGATGAAAAAACCGGGCTGGTATACCATGCCTGGGACGAAAGTCGCGAACAACGTTGGTGTAACAAAGAAACCGGGCAGTCGAAACATTTTTGGAGTCGTGCAACAGGCTGGTACATGATGGCTTTGGTTGACGTGCTGGAAAACCTGCCTGAAGATCATAAAGACAGGGAAACGCTAACTACCATCTTAAATAGTTTGAGCGAGGCAATCCTTAAAGTTCAAGATGCAGAAACCGGATTATGGTACCAGGTGATGGATATGGGAGGCGAAGAAGGGAACTATGTGGAAGCATCGGGATCGGCAATGATAATATACACTTTTGCCAAAGGAGCTAAAAATGGATGGCTGCCGCAAAGTTATCTTGATACTGCCAATACCGCATTCGATAGTTTGGTTGAAAACCTTGTTTCGGAAGATGAGAATGGTTATGTAACTTTAACCAATACTTGCGGAGCGTGTGGTTTGGGCGGTAATCCTTACAGGGAAGGCGATTATAATTATTACATTTCGGAGAAAAAAATTGATAACGACTCAAAAGGTGTGGCACCGGTGATTTTAGCAGCAATAGAATTAAATAAATAA
- a CDS encoding DUF4861 family protein, with protein sequence MKNLILVLTILAFAAVACTNNKSKEKVAEKAVEVQKTQAYLGLKDGGEWKWVTKNNGNEQWEYQGGEFHPIRELKVDEKHTDHAFDIQFEGPGWESDKVGYRIYLDWRNAIDIFGKKTDSLVLHNVGLDGFDSYHEVSDWGVDVLKVGSSLGMGSVAFWDGEKAIRVEKTDSLYSEVESGANKSKVTINYYGWEINDTKTTLQSTLEIEAGSYLTKYTHKLSEALPNLASGIVKHEGTEVQVFNDIKEGWTCLATFGVQTLQEDKLGMCVFVKTDQLLEVTEDKYSEVVVMKPENNELTYYFGAAWEQDASGVTSLEAFKALLTEQAKYIH encoded by the coding sequence ATGAAGAATTTGATTTTAGTACTTACAATCCTTGCCTTTGCGGCTGTTGCTTGTACCAACAATAAATCCAAAGAGAAAGTAGCAGAAAAAGCTGTTGAAGTGCAAAAAACACAAGCTTATCTTGGCTTAAAAGATGGTGGAGAATGGAAATGGGTAACCAAAAACAACGGCAACGAACAATGGGAGTATCAGGGTGGCGAATTTCATCCGATAAGAGAACTGAAAGTGGACGAAAAACATACCGATCATGCATTTGATATACAGTTTGAAGGACCGGGCTGGGAGTCGGATAAAGTGGGCTACCGCATTTACCTCGACTGGCGAAATGCCATTGATATTTTTGGAAAGAAAACCGATTCGCTGGTGTTGCATAACGTGGGGCTGGATGGTTTCGATTCGTACCACGAAGTTAGCGACTGGGGTGTTGATGTGCTGAAAGTTGGCTCGTCGCTCGGAATGGGCTCGGTAGCTTTTTGGGATGGTGAAAAAGCAATTCGTGTTGAAAAGACCGACAGCTTGTACAGCGAAGTGGAAAGCGGTGCTAATAAGTCGAAAGTCACTATTAATTACTACGGCTGGGAAATTAACGATACAAAAACAACACTGCAATCGACATTGGAAATTGAAGCAGGAAGTTACCTTACAAAATATACCCATAAACTTAGTGAGGCGCTGCCAAATCTGGCTAGTGGAATAGTAAAGCATGAAGGTACAGAAGTGCAGGTTTTCAACGATATAAAAGAGGGCTGGACTTGTCTGGCTACTTTTGGCGTGCAAACGTTGCAGGAAGATAAGTTGGGCATGTGCGTTTTTGTTAAAACCGATCAGTTGCTGGAAGTTACCGAGGATAAATACAGCGAAGTGGTAGTTATGAAACCCGAAAATAACGAACTCACCTACTACTTCGGAGCTGCCTGGGAACAGGATGCTTCAGGAGTAACTTCATTGGAAGCGTTTAAAGCGTTGCTCACTGAGCAGGCAAAATATATCCACTAA
- a CDS encoding alpha/beta hydrolase, whose translation MRKLVLLFICLPFLVFSQQESDFPKDTSFNVQSAYRKIAKDFPQATIVKEFDIPAINEKRNIVYYSYGERDLHIDVFYPKISKVKTVPGVLLIHGGGWASGTRSHLVPMAQKLAEAGYVAAAVESRLSPEAKYPASVTDLKTALKWFRIHAADFGLDTAKIATLGTSSGATVASLLGTNGGNPLFPSHAVNEPVSDEVQAIVNIDGILDFTDPNESGKDENPAKPSAGARWFGATYKQNPELWIEASPLTYVSDDTPPTLFINSALPRFHAGRDEYLKVLNENGIYNEVHTIEETPHPFWLFHPWFDEAVPLVISFLDKVLK comes from the coding sequence ATGAGAAAACTGGTTCTGCTTTTTATTTGTCTGCCGTTTTTGGTTTTTTCGCAGCAAGAAAGTGATTTTCCCAAAGACACTTCTTTCAACGTACAAAGTGCTTACCGGAAGATTGCCAAAGATTTTCCACAGGCAACCATTGTTAAAGAGTTTGATATTCCGGCAATCAATGAAAAGCGGAACATCGTTTACTATTCGTATGGTGAGCGAGATTTGCATATCGATGTTTTTTATCCCAAAATCAGTAAAGTAAAAACAGTTCCCGGCGTGCTGTTAATTCATGGCGGCGGATGGGCGTCAGGAACGAGATCGCATTTGGTGCCCATGGCGCAAAAACTGGCTGAAGCCGGTTATGTGGCTGCTGCGGTAGAATCGCGTTTATCGCCTGAAGCAAAATATCCCGCAAGTGTTACCGACCTGAAAACAGCCTTGAAATGGTTTCGGATTCATGCAGCCGATTTTGGTTTAGACACAGCGAAGATTGCCACACTGGGAACCTCGTCGGGGGCCACAGTGGCTTCGTTATTGGGAACAAACGGGGGAAACCCGTTATTTCCTTCGCATGCGGTGAATGAGCCGGTAAGTGACGAAGTGCAGGCCATTGTAAATATTGATGGCATACTTGATTTTACCGATCCCAACGAAAGCGGAAAAGACGAAAATCCGGCAAAACCATCGGCCGGAGCGCGTTGGTTTGGTGCCACCTACAAACAAAATCCGGAACTTTGGATTGAAGCTTCGCCCTTGACTTATGTGAGCGACGATACACCGCCAACACTTTTTATAAACAGTGCTTTGCCCCGGTTTCATGCCGGACGAGATGAATATTTGAAGGTGTTGAATGAGAATGGAATTTACAACGAAGTACATACCATTGAAGAAACGCCGCATCCGTTTTGGCTGTTCCACCCGTGGTTTGATGAGGCAGTGCCACTTGTTATTTCATTTTTGGATAAAGTGTTGAAGTAG
- a CDS encoding glycoside hydrolase family 43 protein → MKKLLTFLFLTTTFAPLLAQTRKPEVKENIPLDSIRLSDPCILADKNSATYYMTGTGGLLWKSKDLNSWTGPFVVAQTDPDSWMGPKPMIWAAELHQYNGKYYYFATFTNRDVIIDTVKGNEIERRASHVLVSNKPDGPYVPMKDPTYLPADMPTLDGTFWIDKDGKPYMVYCYEWLQNWNGTIEKVELKPDLSGTIGEGKVLFRAHDSPWSREKDDEGNIGPSRVTDGPWLFETQTGKLGMLWTSWAFEDYVQGVAYSESGTLDGPWIQEKEPITPPNFGHGMLFRTFDGKLLLSAHSHKSVNGRYVRIPHLFEVDDSGDKLVIIGPFQF, encoded by the coding sequence ATGAAAAAGCTTTTAACGTTTCTATTTTTAACTACCACATTTGCCCCCCTTTTAGCTCAAACCCGGAAACCTGAGGTTAAAGAGAATATTCCATTGGATTCTATTCGTTTGAGCGATCCTTGTATTCTTGCTGATAAAAACTCTGCCACCTATTATATGACCGGAACAGGAGGACTGCTTTGGAAGAGTAAAGATCTGAATTCGTGGACCGGCCCTTTTGTTGTTGCCCAAACCGATCCTGATTCGTGGATGGGACCGAAGCCAATGATCTGGGCGGCCGAATTACATCAATACAACGGCAAGTATTACTACTTTGCCACTTTCACCAACCGCGATGTGATTATCGATACCGTAAAAGGCAATGAGATAGAACGACGGGCCAGTCATGTTTTGGTTAGTAATAAGCCCGATGGGCCTTATGTACCGATGAAAGACCCGACTTACCTGCCGGCCGACATGCCCACTTTAGACGGAACATTTTGGATAGATAAGGACGGGAAACCCTATATGGTTTACTGTTACGAATGGCTGCAGAACTGGAACGGAACCATTGAAAAAGTAGAGCTGAAACCGGACCTCTCAGGAACAATTGGCGAAGGTAAAGTGCTGTTTCGGGCGCACGATTCGCCATGGAGCCGCGAAAAGGATGACGAAGGCAACATTGGCCCCAGCCGGGTTACCGACGGCCCGTGGTTATTCGAAACCCAAACCGGGAAACTGGGCATGTTATGGACAAGCTGGGCTTTCGAAGATTACGTTCAGGGCGTGGCTTACTCCGAGAGTGGCACACTGGATGGCCCATGGATTCAGGAAAAAGAACCGATTACTCCTCCTAATTTCGGGCATGGTATGCTGTTCCGCACTTTCGACGGTAAATTACTCCTGTCGGCACACAGTCATAAAAGTGTAAACGGGCGTTATGTCCGCATTCCGCACTTGTTCGAAGTGGATGATTCGGGCGATAAACTGGTAATTATTGGGCCATTTCAGTTTTGA
- a CDS encoding glycoside hydrolase family 88 protein yields MRIKTLLSLISLFILSASITTAQQLPSKQEIVDKMELANAHLMNKWPDPGVNVITNKERTSNLWTRAVYYEGLMAFYSIKPDPAYLQYAIEWGEAHRWGLRDGLKTRNADNQCAGQTYIDLYNIEQKPERINDIRTSINLMMEGDKIDDWDWIDALQMAMPVFAKLVVLTEDSKYSERMYEMYMDTKVTQGLYNKKDGLWWRDADFLPPYTEPNGEDCYWSRGNGWVVAALVRVMDILPESDPHYKEYLKTYKEMMKAVLPIQREDGFWNASLHDPNNYGGKETTGTSLFVYGMAWGVNNGILKAKKYMPAITKGWNALSTESVHDSGFLGYVQGTGKEPKDGQPVSYTSKPDFEDYGLGCFLLAGSEVYKLSK; encoded by the coding sequence ATGAGAATAAAAACATTGCTTTCCCTAATCAGCTTATTTATTCTTTCAGCATCAATAACAACAGCACAGCAACTCCCTTCCAAACAGGAAATAGTTGATAAAATGGAGCTTGCCAATGCCCACCTGATGAATAAGTGGCCCGATCCGGGGGTGAATGTAATTACAAACAAAGAACGCACCAGCAATCTTTGGACACGCGCCGTGTATTACGAAGGATTGATGGCCTTTTATTCCATTAAACCCGACCCGGCCTATTTGCAATACGCAATTGAATGGGGAGAAGCGCACCGTTGGGGATTGCGTGACGGTTTAAAAACCCGGAACGCTGACAACCAGTGCGCCGGACAAACGTACATCGATCTGTATAATATCGAACAAAAACCGGAGCGCATAAATGACATCCGGACTTCGATAAATTTGATGATGGAAGGCGATAAAATTGATGACTGGGACTGGATTGATGCCTTGCAAATGGCCATGCCCGTATTTGCGAAACTGGTCGTGCTTACCGAAGACAGCAAGTACTCGGAACGCATGTACGAAATGTATATGGACACCAAAGTTACACAAGGTTTGTACAATAAAAAGGATGGTTTGTGGTGGCGCGATGCCGATTTTTTGCCGCCTTACACCGAGCCCAATGGTGAAGATTGCTACTGGAGCCGCGGCAATGGCTGGGTAGTGGCGGCACTGGTTCGGGTAATGGATATTTTGCCTGAAAGCGATCCACACTACAAAGAATACCTGAAAACTTACAAGGAAATGATGAAAGCTGTTCTTCCCATTCAGCGCGAAGATGGTTTTTGGAATGCCAGCCTGCACGACCCGAATAATTACGGCGGGAAAGAAACAACAGGCACATCACTTTTTGTTTACGGCATGGCATGGGGTGTGAACAATGGTATTCTGAAAGCAAAAAAATATATGCCGGCAATAACAAAAGGATGGAATGCACTGTCCACCGAATCGGTTCACGACAGCGGATTTTTAGGCTATGTTCAAGGCACAGGAAAAGAACCAAAAGACGGGCAACCGGTAAGCTACACCAGCAAACCCGATTTTGAAGATTACGGCCTGGGATGTTTTCTTTTAGCCGGTAGCGAAGTTTACAAATTGAGTAAATAG